One part of the Sorangiineae bacterium MSr11954 genome encodes these proteins:
- a CDS encoding sigma 54-interacting transcriptional regulator: MVALPPRYEAKHPLGKGGGGEVWAVRDRVTGRMLALKALATGAGVDERLALVREAMALSGLQGLGVPRVMAFGALPENGRRYMVRELVPGESLEDAIETRDPRELLLAIAHASQKLTVIHRAGLLHGDIKPANIIVDPAGKATWVDLGLSVSWRARAGTQAEGLTPHFAAPELFRGEPLTVRAEVYSLGATMAEVLKRARAPWDLDREALGAIAARAMAEDPDARYPSVDELASALRHAARLAPSQFGEGNGASGNDDESWPVVGIEGVAQSLSQEVAALLPGDALAIAGSRGSGRTTLALRLAWTLGIEGRTVARIDPPRGGLSLAEVVELELGAVPESEMASAVVIVDDVALLNSEARAALLRASRQGARMVGVGALDDVALLCDGETRLFEVPHLEPRAAEELVLRAMPSLPKALVSHLIGKAHRAPGPLRAAIRALAGRPIVSADEIDAMLHHERRAPAAPPPSLARGDRFARGERFLDTGRIDEAEKELGQLGEGRDAGERVRLAVAYARASLGRGDPAGAAAKLDLVHGELPDPEDGDLARAWKVARARAHLRLGAYPAAAELAAEAVTAGADDDALSADALCVHGIALAFTGDDAAGREALARALDVARDIGDRRLEAVALGAVAIVHQRAGQNAKARESYEQSLAAAEAARDAGTVALTRLNLAGLARAEGDLALALTHLEAAVDMGRRAGGLLAVRGALLHLANLDSYLGRYARARASIDSLAEERASLSPIHLATLLGLEAELAARTGDVPRASALYEESARAWDATGSHRDAAESRLEGLLARADAPGADTAELALHLDKVRAGLGESGFGEHEALAGIVAGTIALLSGEEGSARQALDRAHEQAAQAGRREWQWRSLEARARLSAAQGNKALARRDIESALAILEETAAKLPRDLREVFWNDPRRRALQQAHGSTTAVPSTRIAELQVRLPAMVEPPAHAAGAMEVQESTTTSQATPRTTSWIGRPLLAEDRLVRILEITRELASIHDIGRLLAKVTDHAMALLGAERGFVVLANEHGELTTHTSRDRKGDDPHAQFSHSVAEKVVQTGEPVIAISARDDARLAQAVSVHQLMIQSIACVPIAALQMGQAGQNGGELAPETPGGARAEAPRKTIGALYLETRLRPGARFNDELPTLAAFADQAAIAIANTRLIAENRQRAEELARTNRELEEAHAKVSELLGRRTEQLELTRRNLKEVRAQIRSHFGYAGLVGTSAAMRKVYAVIERIKDTDVPVLVTGESGTGKEVVAKAIHASGARAKRTFIGVNCGAIPANLLESELFGHVRGAFTGADRDRKGLFREAEHGTILLDEIGDIPFKMQAGLLRVLQERSVRPVGGEKEEPCDVRVIAATNRDLAQMVTDGTFREDLYYRLHVVEVRIPPLRERIDDILPLIDHFLSLFAARHRRERKSVGREALRRLSAYDWPGNVRQLEHVLLNAWLMSDAKELQLEDFELPDPSSVARTSTVPTSASQPRLVARTKAEFKDTERQRILDALAECNWNRVQAARLVGVPRRTFYRRLKEFGII; this comes from the coding sequence TCGTCGACCCTGCGGGAAAGGCCACGTGGGTCGACCTCGGGCTGTCGGTCTCCTGGCGCGCCCGCGCGGGGACGCAAGCCGAGGGCCTCACGCCGCACTTTGCAGCGCCGGAGCTCTTTCGCGGCGAGCCGCTGACCGTGCGCGCCGAAGTGTACTCCTTGGGCGCCACCATGGCCGAGGTGCTCAAGCGCGCCCGCGCGCCCTGGGATCTGGACCGCGAGGCGCTGGGTGCGATCGCCGCGCGCGCGATGGCCGAGGATCCCGACGCGCGCTACCCGAGCGTCGACGAGCTGGCGAGCGCCTTGCGTCACGCGGCGCGGCTGGCGCCCTCGCAGTTCGGCGAGGGCAATGGCGCGAGCGGCAACGACGACGAGAGCTGGCCGGTGGTCGGCATCGAGGGGGTGGCGCAGTCGCTGAGCCAGGAGGTCGCCGCGCTCCTCCCCGGCGACGCGCTCGCCATCGCCGGCTCGCGGGGCTCGGGGCGCACGACCCTGGCCCTGCGGCTCGCGTGGACCTTGGGCATCGAGGGCCGCACGGTGGCCCGCATCGATCCGCCGCGCGGGGGGCTCTCCCTGGCCGAGGTGGTCGAGCTCGAGCTGGGCGCGGTGCCCGAGTCGGAGATGGCCTCCGCGGTGGTGATCGTGGACGACGTGGCGCTGCTCAACAGCGAGGCGCGCGCCGCGCTGCTCCGGGCCTCGCGCCAGGGCGCGCGCATGGTCGGCGTGGGCGCGCTGGACGACGTGGCGCTCCTCTGCGATGGCGAGACGCGGCTGTTCGAGGTCCCGCACCTGGAGCCGCGCGCCGCCGAGGAGCTGGTGCTCCGGGCCATGCCCTCGCTGCCCAAGGCGCTAGTGAGCCACTTGATCGGCAAAGCGCACCGTGCTCCCGGGCCGCTTCGCGCGGCCATCCGCGCGCTCGCGGGCCGGCCCATCGTCTCGGCCGACGAGATCGACGCCATGTTGCACCACGAGCGCAGAGCGCCGGCCGCGCCGCCGCCCTCCTTGGCGCGCGGGGATCGCTTCGCGCGCGGCGAGCGGTTCCTCGACACGGGGCGCATCGACGAGGCGGAGAAGGAGCTGGGGCAGCTCGGCGAAGGGCGCGACGCGGGCGAGCGGGTTCGCCTGGCGGTGGCGTACGCGCGCGCATCGCTCGGTCGCGGCGATCCGGCCGGCGCGGCGGCGAAGCTCGACCTCGTGCACGGCGAGCTCCCCGATCCGGAGGACGGCGATCTGGCGCGCGCGTGGAAGGTGGCGCGCGCGCGGGCGCACTTGCGGCTGGGCGCTTACCCGGCGGCCGCCGAGCTCGCGGCCGAGGCGGTCACCGCGGGCGCCGACGACGACGCGCTCTCGGCCGACGCGCTGTGCGTGCACGGGATCGCGCTCGCCTTCACCGGCGACGACGCCGCGGGCCGCGAGGCGCTCGCGCGCGCGCTCGACGTGGCGCGCGACATCGGCGATCGGCGGCTGGAGGCGGTGGCGCTCGGCGCCGTCGCCATCGTGCACCAGCGCGCAGGGCAAAACGCCAAGGCGCGCGAATCGTACGAGCAGTCGCTGGCCGCCGCCGAGGCCGCGCGCGACGCGGGCACCGTGGCGCTCACCCGCTTGAACCTGGCGGGGCTCGCGCGGGCCGAGGGCGATCTCGCGCTCGCGCTCACCCACCTCGAGGCGGCCGTCGACATGGGCCGGCGCGCGGGGGGCCTCTTGGCGGTGCGGGGCGCGCTCTTGCATCTGGCGAACCTCGATTCGTACTTGGGCCGCTACGCCCGGGCGCGCGCCTCGATCGACTCGTTGGCCGAGGAGCGCGCGTCGCTCTCGCCCATTCACCTGGCCACCTTGCTGGGGCTGGAGGCGGAGCTCGCGGCCCGCACGGGCGACGTACCGCGCGCGTCGGCCCTCTACGAGGAGTCGGCGCGGGCCTGGGACGCGACCGGCAGCCACCGCGACGCCGCCGAGTCGCGGCTCGAAGGCTTGCTCGCGCGCGCCGACGCGCCGGGCGCCGACACCGCAGAGCTCGCGCTGCACCTCGACAAGGTGCGCGCGGGGCTCGGCGAGTCGGGGTTCGGCGAGCACGAGGCCCTGGCGGGCATCGTGGCCGGCACCATCGCCTTGCTCTCCGGCGAGGAGGGCTCCGCGCGGCAAGCGCTGGATCGCGCGCACGAACAAGCCGCGCAGGCGGGGCGGCGCGAGTGGCAGTGGCGCAGCTTGGAGGCGCGCGCGCGGCTCTCGGCCGCCCAGGGCAACAAGGCGCTGGCGCGGCGCGACATCGAGTCGGCGCTGGCCATCTTGGAGGAGACGGCGGCCAAGCTGCCGCGCGATCTGCGCGAGGTCTTCTGGAACGATCCGCGAAGGCGCGCGCTCCAGCAAGCGCATGGGAGCACCACCGCCGTCCCCAGCACCCGGATCGCGGAGCTGCAGGTACGGCTACCCGCCATGGTGGAGCCCCCGGCCCACGCGGCGGGGGCGATGGAGGTGCAGGAGTCCACCACCACGTCGCAAGCCACGCCGCGCACCACCTCGTGGATCGGAAGGCCGCTCCTGGCCGAGGACCGCCTGGTGCGCATCTTGGAGATCACGCGCGAGCTGGCCAGCATCCACGACATCGGCCGGCTGCTCGCCAAGGTGACCGATCATGCGATGGCGCTGCTCGGGGCCGAGCGGGGGTTCGTCGTTCTGGCCAACGAGCACGGCGAGCTCACCACGCACACGTCGCGCGACCGCAAGGGCGACGATCCGCACGCGCAGTTCTCGCACTCGGTGGCCGAAAAGGTGGTGCAGACGGGGGAGCCGGTCATCGCCATCAGCGCGCGCGACGACGCGCGGCTGGCGCAAGCCGTGAGCGTGCACCAGCTCATGATCCAGTCGATCGCGTGCGTGCCCATCGCCGCGCTTCAAATGGGGCAAGCGGGGCAAAACGGCGGCGAGCTCGCGCCGGAGACCCCTGGCGGCGCTCGGGCCGAAGCGCCGCGCAAGACCATCGGCGCGCTCTACCTCGAGACCCGGCTCCGGCCGGGCGCGCGCTTCAACGACGAGCTGCCCACCCTGGCCGCCTTCGCCGATCAAGCAGCCATCGCCATCGCCAACACGCGCCTCATCGCCGAAAACCGGCAGCGCGCCGAGGAGCTGGCGCGCACCAACCGCGAGCTCGAGGAGGCGCACGCCAAGGTGTCGGAGCTGCTCGGGCGCCGCACCGAGCAGCTGGAGCTCACCCGCCGCAACTTGAAAGAGGTGCGCGCGCAGATTCGAAGCCACTTCGGGTACGCGGGCTTGGTCGGCACCAGCGCCGCCATGCGCAAGGTGTACGCGGTCATCGAGCGCATCAAGGACACCGACGTCCCCGTGCTGGTGACGGGCGAGAGCGGCACCGGCAAAGAAGTGGTCGCGAAGGCCATCCATGCGTCGGGCGCGCGCGCCAAGAGGACGTTCATCGGGGTCAACTGCGGCGCCATCCCCGCGAACCTCCTCGAGAGCGAGCTCTTTGGCCATGTGCGCGGCGCCTTCACGGGGGCCGATCGCGATCGCAAAGGGCTCTTTCGCGAGGCCGAGCACGGGACCATCTTGCTCGACGAGATCGGCGACATCCCGTTCAAGATGCAGGCGGGCCTTTTGCGGGTGCTGCAGGAGCGCTCCGTGCGCCCGGTAGGCGGCGAAAAAGAGGAGCCGTGCGATGTGCGGGTCATCGCGGCCACCAACCGCGATCTGGCGCAGATGGTGACCGACGGCACCTTCCGCGAAGACCTGTACTACCGGCTGCACGTCGTGGAGGTCCGCATTCCCCCGCTCCGGGAGCGCATCGACGACATCCTTCCGCTCATCGACCACTTCCTCTCCCTGTTCGCCGCCCGCCACCGGCGCGAGCGAAAATCGGTCGGCCGCGAGGCGCTCCGCCGCCTCTCCGCGTACGACTGGCCGGGCAACGTTCGCCAGCTGGAGCACGTGCTGCTGAACGCATGGCTCATGAGCGACGCCAAGGAGCTGCAGCTCGAGGACTTCGAGCTCCCCGATCCTTCCAGCGTGGCCCGGACATCCACCGTGCCGACATCGGCCAGCCAACCGCGCTTGGTCGCGCGCACCAAGGCCGAGTTCAAGGACACCGAGCGCCAACGCATCCTCGATGCCCTCGCCGAGTGCAATTGGAACCGCGTGCAGGCGGCCCGCTTGGTCGGGGTCCCGCGCCGCACGTTCTATCGCCGCTTGAAAGAGTTCGGGATCATCTAG
- a CDS encoding peroxiredoxin has product MACTSARGLASLAAVLSVALFGCSRDATPPAGAGANTTTAATEPAAASPAAATPAANSPAAKPAEAAPAPVAAAAGSAAELEVGKPAPDFSAKAHDGTNLHLAALKGKSVVVYFYPKDETPGCTKEACSFRDAWVQLGKKNVVLIGISADDEASHKKFAEHHKLPFLLVSDPDGSIAKSFGVPFKGFTARQTFVIGADGNVKKIYRTVDVTKHAQEIQQDLG; this is encoded by the coding sequence ATGGCGTGCACATCTGCTCGCGGTCTCGCATCCCTCGCAGCCGTTCTCTCCGTCGCGCTCTTCGGCTGCAGCCGAGACGCCACCCCGCCCGCCGGCGCCGGCGCCAACACGACCACGGCCGCCACCGAGCCGGCGGCTGCCAGCCCCGCCGCCGCGACCCCTGCCGCCAACTCACCCGCCGCCAAGCCCGCCGAGGCCGCACCGGCCCCCGTGGCCGCTGCTGCCGGCAGCGCCGCCGAGCTCGAGGTGGGCAAGCCCGCGCCCGACTTCTCGGCCAAGGCCCACGACGGCACCAACCTTCACCTGGCGGCCCTCAAGGGCAAATCCGTGGTCGTGTACTTCTACCCGAAGGACGAGACCCCCGGCTGCACCAAGGAAGCGTGCTCCTTCCGCGATGCCTGGGTTCAGCTCGGCAAGAAAAATGTGGTTCTCATTGGCATTTCGGCCGACGACGAGGCCTCGCACAAGAAGTTCGCCGAGCACCACAAGCTCCCCTTCCTTCTGGTTAGCGACCCCGACGGCAGCATCGCCAAGTCCTTTGGTGTCCCGTTCAAGGGCTTCACCGCCCGCCAAACGTTCGTCATCGGCGCGGATGGGAACGTGAAAAAAATCTACCGCACCGTGGACGTGACCAAGCACGCCCAGGAGATCCAACAAGACCTCGGGTAG